One Methylobacterium sp. 77 DNA window includes the following coding sequences:
- a CDS encoding cytochrome c family protein: protein MRHLILGAALALMLPMSAQAQEAGDAAAGEKVFSACKACHNFEKNGVGPSLKGVYGEKAGEGHDGYSFSAALKNSGITWDEANLKEWLKDPKAKVPGTKMVYPGLKDDKKIADVIAYLKSKS from the coding sequence ATGCGTCACCTCATCCTCGGCGCCGCGCTCGCGCTGATGCTCCCGATGTCCGCGCAGGCCCAGGAAGCCGGCGACGCCGCTGCCGGCGAGAAAGTCTTCTCCGCCTGCAAGGCGTGCCACAATTTCGAGAAGAACGGCGTCGGCCCGAGCCTCAAGGGCGTGTACGGCGAAAAGGCCGGCGAAGGCCATGACGGCTACAGCTTCTCTGCCGCGCTGAAGAATTCCGGAATCACCTGGGACGAGGCGAATCTGAAAGAGTGGCTGAAGGATCCCAAGGCCAAGGTGCCCGGCACCAAGATGGTCTATCCGGGTCTCAAGGACGACAAGAAGATCGCGGACGTCATCGCCTACCTCAAGTCGAAGTCCTGA
- a CDS encoding MarR family transcriptional regulator, translating into MAGRRNTQTKAVDDVPASGQGVDGQLCFAVYSAAHAFGRAYRALLAAHDLTYPQYLVLLVLWDHEGLTVKEIGTRLFLDSGTLTPLLKRLETSGHVRRARDRADERQVSIFLTPKGRELEGRMDCVPGLAGALTGMSDDARQALLDSLVMLRGALHDNVASTTADAAASR; encoded by the coding sequence ATGGCGGGCCGGCGCAACACGCAGACCAAGGCAGTCGACGACGTTCCGGCATCGGGCCAAGGTGTCGACGGGCAGCTTTGCTTTGCGGTCTATTCTGCGGCTCACGCCTTCGGGCGTGCCTACCGCGCGCTTCTGGCGGCCCATGATCTCACTTATCCCCAGTATTTGGTCCTCCTCGTCCTATGGGATCATGAGGGGCTTACGGTGAAGGAGATCGGGACCAGGCTGTTCCTCGATTCCGGAACGCTCACGCCCCTGCTGAAGCGCCTGGAAACGTCAGGTCATGTCCGTCGCGCCCGCGACCGGGCCGACGAACGTCAGGTCAGCATCTTCCTGACGCCCAAGGGGCGCGAGCTCGAGGGCCGTATGGATTGCGTCCCCGGCCTCGCCGGAGCTCTGACCGGCATGTCGGACGATGCACGCCAGGCCCTCCTCGATTCCCTGGTGATGCTGCGCGGGGCACTCCACGACAACGTGGCCAGCACCACGGCGGATGCCGCGGCCTCCAGATAA
- a CDS encoding organic hydroperoxide resistance protein — translation MKALYTAHAHATGGREGSASTDDNAVNVTLVTPKELGGGGGDGTNPEQLFATGYAACFLGAIKFVAGKDKVKIPEDAKVESTVGIGPRDDGEGFGLVVTLKATLPGIERDKAEDLVKRADVVCPYSHATRGNIQVDISVA, via the coding sequence ATGAAAGCTCTCTATACCGCCCACGCCCACGCTACGGGAGGCCGTGAAGGTTCTGCCTCCACTGACGACAACGCAGTCAACGTCACCCTCGTGACGCCGAAGGAACTCGGCGGTGGCGGCGGCGACGGCACCAACCCCGAGCAGCTTTTCGCCACCGGCTATGCCGCCTGCTTCCTCGGTGCGATCAAATTCGTCGCCGGCAAGGACAAGGTGAAGATCCCGGAGGACGCCAAGGTCGAATCCACCGTCGGCATCGGCCCGCGCGACGATGGCGAGGGCTTCGGTCTCGTCGTCACCCTGAAGGCCACGCTGCCCGGCATCGAGCGGGACAAGGCCGAGGATCTGGTGAAGCGCGCCGACGTGGTGTGCCCCTATTCGCACGCCACCCGCGGCAACATCCAGGTCGATATCAGCGTCGCGTAG